In one Rutidosis leptorrhynchoides isolate AG116_Rl617_1_P2 chromosome 8, CSIRO_AGI_Rlap_v1, whole genome shotgun sequence genomic region, the following are encoded:
- the LOC139864602 gene encoding uncharacterized mitochondrial protein AtMg00310-like: MSFGGCLNLVNPVLNSLPLYYFSLFRAPSTVLKKLESVRRNFFWGGAGDESKISWVKWDDVIRPLADDGLNVGSIFVKNFAFIGKWWWRFYTEPTSLWVSVIKSIYGVSGSLNLGGNTSLAYSNTIWSNIIKTGDDINLLGIDFSKSISRSIGNGNNTHFWEDSWLLDVPLREKFKILVRLETNHNALVSDRIVRDGDGNRFVWNWSEGLAVVR, translated from the coding sequence ATGTCTTTCGGTGGATGTTTAAATCTCGTGAATCCGGTTCTTAATAGTTTACCGTTATATTACTTTTCGCTCTTCCGTGCTCCGTCTACCGTGCTTAAAAAACTTGAGAGTGTGAGAAGGAATTTTTTTTGGGGTGGGGCGGGTGACGAGTCGAAAATCTCGTGGGTAAAATGGGATGATGTTATTCGCCCCTTGGCAGATGACGGACTAAATGTGGGTTCTATTTTTGTTAAAAATTTTGCATttatcggcaagtggtggtggaggttttatACCGAACCCACTTCCTTGTGGGTTAGTGTTATTAAAAGCATTTATGGGGTTTCGGGTTCTTTAAATTTGGGTGGGAATACTTCACTTGCTTATTCTAACACCATCTGGAGTAATATTATTAAAACAGGTGACGACATTAATCTTCTTGGGATAGATTTTTCCAAATCTATCTCTAGATCGATTGGTAATGGTAACAACACTCATTTTTGGGAAGACTCTTGGTTGTTGGATGTTCCTTTGCGTGAAAAATTCAAAATATTGGTGCGGCTTGAAACAAATCATAATGCTTTGGTGTCGGATCGGATTGTTCGCGATGGTGATGGAAATAGGTTCGTTTGGAATTGGTCCGAAGGGTTAGCGGTCGTACGTTAG